In a single window of the Micromonospora inositola genome:
- a CDS encoding DoxX family protein: MTLAAAILAVLLALVFLALGTAKILALQPMRELAAEAGFSVAAYRRIGLLEVAAVIGLLVGLFQPLIGALAGAGLLLLLAGAIVVHLRKGDGPRKYALAVVCGLLVATYLVLQLLAAQ, from the coding sequence ATGACGCTTGCTGCGGCCATCCTCGCGGTACTGCTCGCGCTGGTCTTCCTCGCCCTTGGCACGGCCAAGATCCTGGCCTTGCAACCGATGCGGGAGCTGGCCGCGGAGGCCGGTTTCTCCGTCGCCGCCTATCGCCGCATCGGCCTGCTCGAGGTCGCCGCGGTGATCGGACTGCTCGTCGGCCTGTTCCAGCCGTTGATCGGCGCCCTCGCCGGTGCCGGACTGCTGCTCCTGCTCGCCGGGGCCATTGTCGTGCACCTGCGTAAGGGAGACGGCCCGCGGAAGTACGCCCTGGCCGTCGTCTGCGGGCTCCTGGTCGCCACCTACCTCGTTCTTCAGCTGCTGGCGGCACAATGA
- the mhpA gene encoding bifunctional 3-(3-hydroxy-phenyl)propionate/3-hydroxycinnamic acid hydroxylase MhpA, whose translation MTVVPVVIVGAGPTGLTAATLLAQYGVECLILERWDSVYPQPRAVALDDEVHRILARLGLRDEFAAISRPHRGLRLLDRNMRVLAEFQRDVEPGRHGYPQGSMFDQPELEAILRQNLKQYDTVTLRGNTEVTALTQEAGGVRIDFTDTATGEHDVVRAAYVLGCDGANSLARASIGASMQDLGFTQRWLVIDVVTEADLGQWEGVHQLSDPARAGTYMRIGKTRYRWEFQLTPGETADDFRDIAQLHPLIARWTGNIPVGELEIIRAAEYTFRAQVADRWRDRRVFLLGDAAHLTPPFIGQGMCAGLRDGMNLAWKLAGVLDGTLPETVLDTYEIERRHHARAMIKLAKFIGTAMTAGGEVGNLIRRAVAPRLHLVPGLTDLATDSQTPPLHRSDLVIRPRLRRTLAGRLCPNATVDGDRRFDDVAAGRFAIVTSHEPSPTQRADIERRGALLITAEPGSELYQWLRTGGARVAVVRPDGTVLSAGRQLRACH comes from the coding sequence ATGACAGTGGTTCCCGTGGTGATCGTCGGCGCCGGCCCCACCGGGCTCACCGCCGCGACGCTGCTCGCCCAGTACGGCGTCGAGTGCCTGATTCTCGAGCGGTGGGATTCGGTCTACCCCCAGCCCCGGGCCGTCGCCCTCGACGACGAGGTCCACCGCATCCTGGCGCGCCTCGGGCTGCGGGACGAGTTCGCCGCCATCTCCAGACCCCACCGGGGCCTGCGGCTCCTCGACCGAAACATGCGGGTGCTCGCCGAGTTCCAGCGCGATGTCGAGCCGGGCCGGCACGGCTACCCCCAGGGGAGCATGTTCGACCAGCCGGAACTGGAGGCGATTCTCCGCCAGAATCTCAAGCAGTACGACACCGTCACCCTTCGCGGCAACACCGAGGTCACCGCGCTGACCCAGGAGGCCGGCGGGGTGCGGATCGACTTCACCGACACGGCCACGGGCGAGCACGATGTCGTCCGCGCGGCGTACGTCCTGGGGTGCGACGGCGCCAACAGCCTGGCCAGGGCCTCGATCGGCGCCAGCATGCAAGACCTGGGATTCACGCAACGCTGGCTCGTCATCGATGTGGTCACCGAGGCCGACCTCGGCCAGTGGGAAGGGGTGCACCAGCTCTCCGACCCCGCCCGCGCCGGCACGTACATGCGGATCGGGAAGACCCGCTACCGGTGGGAGTTCCAGCTGACGCCGGGTGAAACCGCGGACGACTTCCGCGACATAGCCCAGCTGCATCCGTTGATCGCGCGGTGGACCGGGAACATCCCCGTCGGGGAGCTGGAGATCATCCGTGCGGCGGAGTACACCTTCCGCGCGCAGGTCGCCGACCGCTGGCGCGACCGGCGGGTGTTCCTGCTCGGCGACGCCGCCCACCTCACCCCACCGTTCATCGGTCAGGGCATGTGTGCCGGGCTGCGCGACGGGATGAACCTCGCCTGGAAACTCGCCGGCGTGCTCGACGGGACCCTGCCCGAGACCGTGCTCGACACCTACGAGATCGAACGCAGGCACCACGCCCGCGCCATGATCAAGCTGGCGAAGTTCATCGGCACCGCGATGACGGCCGGCGGCGAGGTGGGCAACCTCATCCGCCGGGCGGTGGCGCCGCGGCTGCACCTCGTGCCCGGCCTCACGGACCTGGCCACCGACAGCCAGACACCCCCGCTGCACCGGTCCGACCTGGTGATCCGGCCACGCCTGCGCCGCACCCTCGCGGGCCGGCTGTGCCCGAACGCGACCGTCGACGGCGATCGCCGATTCGACGACGTGGCCGCCGGCCGATTTGCGATCGTCACATCTCACGAGCCGTCCCCCACCCAACGAGCCGACATCGAACGGCGTGGAGCACTTCTCATCACCGCGGAACCCGGCAGCGAGCTATACCAATGGCTGAGGACAGGTGGGGCGCGCGTGGCGGTCGTCCGTCCCGACGGCACCGTCCTCAGTGCCGGCCGCCAACTGCGCGCCTGTCACTGA
- a CDS encoding acyl-CoA synthetase — translation MTGPLLWPDYATPAELATIEAVPLAARGLPESTYALLARAATRWPDRTAISVLPDAPRWREPLRRTFAELLAEVHRYANLLHDLGVRRGDAVALMSPNCAELITATLAAQLAGIAAPLGGGLSRPHLAELLRRSRARVLVTAGPELAPDTWDTAQALARDGLLDAILVLRPTGAADAPQPLPALDGVRVGYLGELAAPMNPATFDGALPRTSDLAAMFHTGGTTGAPKLAAHTHANEVADAWMLAASSLFDEETVVFAALPLFHVNALVVTLLAPLFKGQAVVWAGPLGYRDPALFGAFWKIVEHYRIAAMSAVPTVYAVLAQVPIDADISSLRFPMVGASPLPAAVRDTFQAHTGITLVEGYGLTEATCASARTFPDASRPGSVGQRLPYQRVRVVATDGTWEDRPVGETGVLAISGPTVFPGYVIGRDENGHVLDGLGKLVDGWLDTGDLARLDEDGFVYLAGRAKDLIIRGGHNIDPAIIEDTLLAHPQVTAASAVGRPDVHAGEVPVAYVTLAPGAIVTEDELRDWASDQVPDRTAAPKTVTILDELPVTAVGKLYKLALRKDAVRAELRAALDQIPGVKDIEAAIEGSSIVATVKIHPSAQEEAVKAILGRYAIEWRLVVVS, via the coding sequence ATGACCGGGCCCCTGCTGTGGCCGGACTACGCCACCCCCGCCGAGCTGGCCACGATCGAGGCCGTGCCGCTGGCGGCGCGGGGCCTGCCCGAGTCGACCTACGCGCTGCTCGCGAGAGCGGCCACGCGGTGGCCGGACCGTACGGCGATCTCCGTCCTGCCGGACGCCCCCCGCTGGCGGGAGCCGCTGCGCCGTACCTTCGCCGAACTCCTGGCCGAGGTCCACCGGTACGCGAACCTGCTCCATGACCTCGGGGTGCGGCGGGGTGACGCGGTCGCCCTGATGTCACCCAACTGCGCCGAGCTGATCACCGCGACGCTGGCCGCGCAGCTCGCCGGGATCGCGGCGCCCCTGGGCGGCGGACTGTCCCGGCCGCACCTCGCCGAGCTCCTCCGGCGCTCCCGTGCCCGCGTGCTGGTCACGGCCGGGCCCGAACTCGCGCCGGACACGTGGGACACCGCGCAGGCGCTCGCCCGGGACGGCCTGCTCGACGCGATCCTCGTGCTCCGGCCCACCGGGGCGGCGGACGCGCCCCAGCCGCTGCCGGCCCTCGACGGTGTACGCGTCGGCTACCTCGGCGAACTCGCGGCGCCCATGAATCCGGCCACCTTCGACGGTGCCCTACCCCGGACCTCCGACCTGGCCGCGATGTTCCACACCGGCGGCACGACCGGCGCGCCGAAGCTGGCCGCGCACACGCACGCCAACGAGGTCGCCGACGCGTGGATGCTGGCCGCCAGCTCCCTGTTCGACGAGGAGACCGTGGTCTTTGCGGCCCTCCCGCTGTTCCACGTCAACGCACTCGTGGTCACCCTGCTCGCGCCGCTGTTCAAGGGGCAGGCTGTGGTGTGGGCCGGTCCTCTCGGCTACCGCGACCCCGCGCTCTTCGGCGCGTTCTGGAAGATCGTCGAGCACTACCGGATCGCCGCCATGAGCGCGGTGCCCACCGTGTACGCCGTACTGGCGCAGGTCCCGATCGACGCCGACATCAGCAGCCTGCGGTTTCCGATGGTGGGGGCCTCGCCCCTGCCCGCCGCGGTCCGGGACACCTTCCAGGCCCACACCGGGATAACCCTGGTCGAGGGCTACGGGCTGACCGAGGCGACCTGCGCGAGCGCGCGTACCTTCCCCGACGCATCGCGGCCGGGCTCGGTCGGGCAGCGCCTGCCCTACCAGCGGGTGCGGGTCGTCGCCACGGACGGCACGTGGGAAGACCGACCCGTCGGCGAGACGGGCGTGCTGGCCATCAGCGGCCCGACGGTCTTCCCCGGCTACGTCATCGGCCGGGACGAGAACGGCCACGTCCTGGACGGGCTCGGCAAGCTGGTCGACGGCTGGCTGGACACCGGCGACCTCGCGCGCCTCGACGAGGACGGCTTCGTCTACCTCGCCGGCCGGGCCAAGGACCTCATCATCCGCGGCGGACACAACATCGACCCCGCGATCATCGAGGACACGCTGCTGGCCCACCCGCAGGTCACCGCGGCCAGCGCGGTCGGGCGCCCCGACGTCCACGCCGGCGAGGTACCCGTCGCCTACGTCACCCTCGCGCCAGGCGCCATCGTGACGGAGGACGAACTGCGCGACTGGGCGAGCGACCAGGTGCCCGACCGCACCGCCGCGCCCAAGACCGTGACGATTCTCGACGAACTGCCCGTCACCGCCGTGGGCAAGCTCTACAAGCTCGCCCTGCGGAAGGACGCCGTCCGCGCGGAACTCCGTGCCGCGCTCGACCAGATCCCTGGAGTAAAGGACATCGAGGCCGCGATCGAGGGCAGCTCCATCGTGGCCACTGTGAAAATTCATCCCTCTGCCCAGGAGGAGGCCGTCAAGGCGATCCTGGGCCGGTATGCCATTGAATGGCGATTGGTGGTTGTGTCATGA
- a CDS encoding fumarylacetoacetate hydrolase family protein, with protein sequence MTTSVLRTADAWWVLTPTGAAKVHTSATATAELLADRPAIVAAATSSDTVPVDDLALLSPVTAPCRVVAQMTNFASHVTDTNGNPETVPLTFFRKTSGSISGPFADVVRPAHVRLLDYEVEIGLVFGREMPVGTTVTEDNLADYVAGLVVTNDISARDVQLPKTQFYEAKSYPTFTPVGPALVLLDADELKRFTDLRLKLWVNGELRQDMTVADMIYRPVQALQALTRFQRLDLGDLLLTGTPVGTALSAPPKPVAFVASLLPPAVKWKMFFKGQARNPRYLKDGDVVEATVATDDGAIDLGRQRTVVRYAQ encoded by the coding sequence ATGACCACCTCCGTCCTGCGCACCGCCGACGCCTGGTGGGTGCTCACCCCCACCGGCGCCGCCAAGGTGCACACCAGCGCCACCGCCACCGCCGAACTGCTGGCCGACCGGCCGGCGATCGTCGCGGCCGCGACGAGCAGCGACACCGTTCCGGTGGACGACCTTGCCCTGCTCTCCCCGGTGACGGCGCCCTGCCGCGTCGTCGCCCAGATGACGAACTTCGCCTCGCACGTCACGGACACCAACGGCAATCCCGAGACCGTCCCCCTGACCTTCTTCCGCAAGACGTCGGGCTCGATCAGCGGTCCCTTCGCCGACGTGGTCCGTCCCGCCCATGTGCGGCTGCTTGACTACGAGGTGGAGATCGGGCTGGTCTTCGGCCGCGAGATGCCCGTCGGCACGACCGTCACCGAGGACAACCTCGCCGACTACGTCGCGGGCCTGGTGGTCACCAACGACATCTCCGCACGGGACGTCCAGCTGCCCAAGACCCAGTTCTACGAGGCCAAGTCCTACCCGACGTTCACGCCGGTCGGCCCCGCGCTGGTGCTGCTCGACGCCGACGAGCTCAAGCGGTTCACCGACCTGCGGCTGAAGCTGTGGGTCAACGGCGAGCTCCGGCAGGACATGACGGTCGCCGACATGATCTACCGCCCGGTCCAGGCGCTGCAGGCGCTGACCCGCTTCCAGCGGCTCGACCTCGGTGACCTGCTGCTGACCGGGACGCCGGTCGGGACGGCCCTGAGCGCCCCGCCGAAGCCGGTCGCGTTCGTGGCCTCGCTGCTACCGCCCGCGGTGAAGTGGAAGATGTTCTTCAAGGGCCAGGCTCGGAACCCCAGGTACCTGAAGGACGGCGATGTCGTCGAGGCCACCGTCGCCACCGATGACGGCGCGATCGACCTGGGCCGGCAGCGCACGGTCGTGAGGTACGCCCAATGA
- a CDS encoding AI-2E family transporter has protein sequence MIVLVFFVIYQQVENHLLQPVIMSHTVQLNPLTVLVSVLLAAELGGLVGAPLAGGQEGLPPGSSRCARLLCRQRSRPNAWYDYG, from the coding sequence GTGATCGTGCTGGTCTTCTTCGTGATCTACCAGCAGGTCGAGAACCACCTGCTGCAACCGGTCATCATGTCCCACACGGTCCAGCTCAACCCACTGACCGTGCTGGTCAGCGTGCTGCTCGCCGCCGAGCTGGGCGGCCTCGTCGGAGCCCCGCTGGCCGGTGGGCAGGAAGGGCTGCCCCCGGGCAGTAGTCGCTGTGCGCGGCTTCTGTGTCGGCAACGTTCAAGGCCCAACGCATGGTACGACTACGGTTAA